A single region of the Streptomyces sp. NBC_01803 genome encodes:
- a CDS encoding alpha/beta hydrolase — protein sequence MSDAQSRIGPVLEVDAAGFAAATAEPPFLYEIPVEDGRKAVDEVQSGAVAKPEVDEEWVTVEGGPTGSVRARVVRPAGHEGLLPVIVYIHGAGWVFGNAHTHDRLVRELAVGARAAVVFPEYDRSPEARYPVAIEQNYIVAQWVVREGAANDLDPTRIAVAGDSVGGNMSAALTLMAKDRGDVALAAQVLFYPVTDAAFDTPSYHQFAEGYFLRREAMKWFWDQYTTAEADRAQITASPLRATTEQLAGLPPALVITAEADVLRDEGEAYADKLREAGVPVTAIRVQGVIHDFVMLNALRGTKGAEVAITLAVDTLRKALHGV from the coding sequence ATGTCAGACGCGCAGAGCAGGATCGGGCCGGTTCTGGAGGTGGACGCGGCGGGGTTCGCCGCGGCGACGGCTGAGCCGCCGTTTCTGTACGAGATTCCGGTGGAGGACGGGCGCAAGGCGGTGGACGAGGTCCAGTCCGGTGCGGTCGCGAAGCCGGAGGTGGACGAGGAGTGGGTGACGGTCGAGGGTGGTCCGACGGGCTCCGTCCGAGCGCGCGTCGTGCGTCCGGCGGGACACGAGGGGCTGCTGCCCGTCATCGTCTACATCCACGGCGCCGGCTGGGTGTTCGGTAACGCGCACACGCACGACCGTCTGGTGCGGGAGCTGGCCGTGGGTGCCCGCGCGGCGGTCGTTTTCCCCGAGTACGACCGGTCGCCCGAGGCCCGCTACCCGGTCGCTATCGAGCAGAACTACATCGTGGCCCAGTGGGTCGTGCGCGAGGGCGCCGCGAACGACCTCGACCCGACCCGTATCGCGGTGGCCGGTGACTCGGTCGGCGGCAACATGTCGGCCGCGCTGACTCTGATGGCCAAGGACCGCGGCGATGTCGCGCTCGCCGCGCAGGTGCTCTTCTATCCCGTGACCGACGCGGCGTTCGACACGCCGTCGTACCACCAGTTCGCCGAGGGCTACTTCCTGCGCCGGGAGGCGATGAAGTGGTTCTGGGACCAGTACACGACCGCCGAGGCCGACCGCGCGCAGATCACCGCGTCCCCGTTGCGGGCCACCACCGAGCAGCTCGCCGGCCTGCCGCCGGCCCTGGTCATCACCGCTGAGGCCGACGTGCTGCGCGACGAGGGCGAGGCGTACGCGGACAAACTCCGCGAGGCCGGGGTTCCGGTCACCGCGATCCGGGTCCAGGGCGTCATCCACGACTTCGTGATGCTCAACGCGCTGCGCGGCACCAAGGGCGCGGAGGTCGCCATCACGCTGGCCGTGGACACGCTCCGCAAGGCTCTCCACGGCGTCTGA
- a CDS encoding molybdopterin-dependent oxidoreductase produces the protein MDRATTTTARKNACILCECNCGIEITLEGRRFARIRGDKAHPNSGGYTCEKALRLDHYQNGRHRISSPMRRRPDGRYDEIDWDTAIREIAARLAGVRDTHGGHTILQYGGGQGNHLPAAYDRSLLTALGGGLTSNALAQEKTGEAWVDEQLFGGHTKGDFENTEVAVFLGKNPWQSHSFVHARTTLRRIAADPARSMIVLDPRVTETAELADFHLRVKPGTDAWCLTAMLGVLVQEDLVNHAWLAEHTTGAPAVLAALGDVPVADYAQRCDVDEELIRAATRRIARASSVSTLEYLGLEQSPNSTLTSYLSKLLWILTGNFAKPGGMHVHSWMFPVLGSWYPSSAHPLPPEPTLRERITLAAMRLTARPLLALLPRMATRRRWRVVADRLAGAVLSASYGTVAPRMADTLAASLMRTDGPTHTPATNAPLASGIFPPSAIADEVLSDHPDRIRAMWINAGNPAHSVADSPRFREAMAKLELSVVIDVAFTETARCADYVLPASSQFEKYEASFFNLEFPRNTFQLRQPVLEPLPGTRPEADIIADVVRELRLVDDESVAALRKAVDGGPNTFTLLFFTMLVARPELRPLFPHLLYEALGPTLPPGAGAATVLWGISHLAAIAQPEAVRRAGFTGADHELGGKLFDAIMNSPSGVEFTVDDFSDAWNYVRYPDRRIHAEIPMLLDEMRGLVDARSDWTSEEYPFILAAGERRAFTANTIMRDPAWRRRDAQGALRMSPEDAERLAVRTGARVLVVTETGSAEAVVEVTDTLRSGHITIPNGLGLDHPGEDGERRRTGVAPNELTASHRRDPFFWTPWHKHVPARVEPLS, from the coding sequence ATGGACCGCGCGACGACGACCACCGCACGCAAGAACGCGTGCATCCTCTGCGAGTGCAACTGCGGCATCGAGATCACGCTCGAAGGCCGCCGCTTCGCCCGGATCCGGGGCGACAAGGCGCACCCCAACTCGGGCGGCTACACCTGCGAGAAGGCGCTGCGCCTCGACCACTATCAGAACGGCCGGCACCGGATCAGCTCCCCGATGCGCCGACGCCCGGACGGGCGGTACGACGAGATCGACTGGGACACCGCCATCCGCGAGATCGCCGCGAGACTGGCCGGCGTCCGCGACACCCATGGCGGGCACACGATCCTCCAGTACGGCGGCGGCCAGGGCAATCACCTCCCCGCCGCCTACGACCGGTCGTTGCTCACCGCGCTCGGCGGCGGGCTCACCTCCAACGCGCTGGCCCAGGAGAAGACCGGCGAGGCGTGGGTCGACGAACAGCTTTTCGGCGGGCACACCAAGGGCGACTTCGAGAACACCGAGGTCGCGGTGTTCCTCGGCAAGAACCCGTGGCAGTCCCACAGCTTCGTCCACGCCCGGACGACCCTCCGCCGCATCGCCGCCGACCCGGCGCGCTCGATGATCGTGCTCGACCCGCGCGTCACCGAGACCGCGGAGCTGGCCGACTTCCACCTCCGGGTCAAGCCCGGCACCGACGCCTGGTGCCTGACCGCCATGCTCGGCGTCCTGGTCCAGGAGGACCTGGTGAACCACGCCTGGCTGGCCGAGCACACCACGGGCGCGCCCGCCGTGCTGGCCGCGCTCGGCGACGTGCCGGTCGCGGACTACGCCCAGCGCTGCGATGTGGACGAGGAGTTGATCCGGGCCGCGACCCGCCGCATCGCGCGCGCCTCCAGCGTGTCCACCCTGGAGTACCTCGGGCTCGAACAGTCGCCCAACAGCACGCTGACGTCCTACCTGAGCAAGCTCCTGTGGATCCTCACCGGGAACTTCGCCAAGCCGGGCGGGATGCATGTGCACTCCTGGATGTTCCCGGTCTTGGGCTCCTGGTACCCGTCCAGCGCCCACCCGCTGCCGCCCGAGCCGACGCTCCGGGAACGGATCACGCTGGCGGCCATGAGGCTGACCGCGCGGCCCCTGCTGGCGCTGCTGCCCCGGATGGCCACCCGGCGGCGGTGGCGCGTGGTCGCGGACCGCCTGGCCGGGGCGGTGCTGTCCGCCTCGTACGGGACGGTCGCGCCCAGAATGGCCGACACCCTCGCGGCCTCGCTCATGCGGACGGACGGCCCGACACACACGCCGGCCACCAACGCGCCGCTGGCCAGCGGCATCTTCCCGCCCAGCGCCATCGCGGACGAGGTGCTGTCCGATCACCCGGACCGCATCCGCGCGATGTGGATCAACGCGGGCAACCCGGCGCACTCGGTGGCGGATTCACCCCGCTTCCGGGAAGCGATGGCCAAGCTGGAGCTGAGCGTGGTCATCGATGTGGCGTTCACCGAGACCGCGCGGTGCGCCGACTATGTGCTGCCCGCCAGCAGCCAGTTCGAGAAGTACGAGGCGTCGTTCTTCAACCTGGAATTCCCGCGCAACACCTTCCAACTCCGGCAGCCCGTGCTCGAACCGCTGCCCGGCACCCGGCCCGAGGCCGACATCATCGCGGACGTCGTGCGCGAACTCCGCCTGGTGGACGACGAGTCAGTGGCGGCGCTGCGCAAGGCCGTGGACGGCGGACCGAACACGTTCACCCTGCTGTTCTTCACCATGCTCGTCGCTCGGCCCGAACTGCGCCCGCTCTTCCCCCACTTGCTGTACGAGGCGCTGGGCCCGACGCTGCCGCCGGGGGCCGGTGCGGCGACGGTGCTGTGGGGGATCAGCCATCTCGCCGCGATCGCCCAGCCGGAGGCCGTCCGGCGGGCGGGCTTCACGGGCGCGGATCACGAGCTGGGCGGCAAGCTGTTCGACGCGATCATGAACAGTCCCTCCGGTGTCGAGTTCACCGTGGACGACTTCTCCGACGCCTGGAACTACGTGCGGTACCCCGATCGCCGCATCCACGCGGAGATCCCCATGCTCCTCGACGAGATGCGTGGCCTGGTGGACGCCCGCAGCGACTGGACGAGCGAGGAGTACCCGTTCATCCTGGCGGCGGGCGAGCGCCGGGCGTTCACGGCGAACACGATCATGCGGGATCCGGCGTGGCGCCGCCGCGACGCGCAGGGGGCGTTGCGAATGAGCCCGGAGGACGCGGAACGCCTGGCCGTGCGGACGGGCGCGCGGGTCCTCGTGGTGACGGAGACCGGCTCGGCGGAGGCGGTCGTGGAGGTCACCGACACGCTCCGGTCCGGCCACATCACCATCCCCAACGGCCTCGGCCTCGACCACCCCGGCGAGGACGGCGAACGACGCCGGACGGGCGTCGCTCCCAACGAGCTCACCGCGTCCCACCGCCGCGACCCCTTCTTCTGGACGCCCTGGCACAAGCACGTCCCGGCGCGGGTGGAACCGCTGAGCTGA
- a CDS encoding TetR/AcrR family transcriptional regulator, whose protein sequence is MGRRSDARERMLGSAMRLFRERGVAGTSIADVMAEGQAPRGSLYHYFPGGKAELAETATARAGRAMGATISALTAERGPVGTFTAIIDLFRQQLLDTDFAAGCPVAAGGLAEADAPGARAAAGEAFASWESTLSASLWQHGIPAERADRLATSGLAIVQGALVLARAQRSTRPLDRVCEEFAAHLRALLDEHD, encoded by the coding sequence ATGGGGCGACGGTCGGACGCGCGTGAGCGCATGCTGGGCAGTGCGATGCGCTTGTTCCGGGAGCGGGGGGTCGCGGGGACCTCCATCGCGGACGTGATGGCGGAAGGGCAGGCCCCCCGGGGCTCGCTCTATCACTATTTCCCGGGCGGCAAGGCCGAGTTGGCCGAGACGGCGACCGCGCGGGCCGGGCGGGCCATGGGGGCCACGATCAGTGCGCTGACCGCCGAGCGCGGGCCGGTCGGGACCTTCACCGCCATCATCGACCTGTTCCGGCAGCAGTTGCTCGACACCGACTTCGCCGCCGGCTGCCCGGTCGCCGCGGGTGGGTTGGCCGAGGCCGATGCGCCGGGGGCCCGCGCGGCGGCCGGGGAGGCGTTCGCCTCGTGGGAGTCCACTCTTTCCGCCTCGTTGTGGCAGCACGGGATCCCGGCCGAACGTGCCGACCGGCTGGCCACCTCGGGGCTGGCCATCGTCCAGGGCGCACTGGTGCTGGCCCGGGCCCAGCGCAGCACCCGGCCGCTGGACCGAGTATGTGAAGAATTCGCCGCCCACTTGCGGGCGTTGCTTGATGAGCACGACTGA
- the bla gene encoding class A beta-lactamase, with the protein MLRLGAGAGLAAALPTAAPAYGASPGQDGVLRQLNDLEREHSARLGVFAHNTATGQTVLHRAHERFPICSVAKTMAVAAVLRDLDRHGEFLAQRVRYTEKDVTDSGYAPIAGQPERLANGMTVAELCAAALDYSDNAAMNLLLRQLGGPTAITHFCQSLGDRTTRLDRWEPELNSAEPWRVTDTTSPHAIGQTYAWLTLGSALAPRDRERLTGWLLANTTSGQRFRKGLPADWALADKTGTGDYGTTNDVGITWPPDRQPLVLAVLSTQQDAESPADEPLVAKTATLLATALT; encoded by the coding sequence GTGCTGCGGCTCGGCGCTGGGGCGGGACTGGCCGCCGCCCTGCCCACAGCCGCGCCCGCATACGGTGCGTCACCGGGCCAGGACGGGGTCCTGCGTCAGCTGAACGATCTTGAACGGGAGCATTCCGCTCGGCTGGGCGTGTTCGCACACAACACGGCCACCGGACAGACGGTGCTCCACCGTGCGCATGAGCGCTTCCCGATCTGCTCGGTGGCCAAGACGATGGCCGTCGCGGCGGTTCTGAGGGATCTCGACCGCCACGGCGAGTTCCTCGCCCAGCGCGTCCGGTACACCGAGAAGGACGTCACGGACTCGGGCTACGCTCCCATCGCCGGTCAGCCGGAGCGTCTCGCGAACGGCATGACTGTGGCCGAGCTGTGCGCCGCAGCTCTCGACTACAGCGACAACGCGGCGATGAACCTCCTGCTGCGACAGTTGGGAGGCCCGACCGCGATCACCCACTTCTGCCAATCCCTCGGGGATCGGACGACCCGGCTCGATCGGTGGGAGCCCGAACTGAACTCGGCCGAGCCGTGGCGGGTGACGGACACCACCAGCCCCCACGCCATCGGACAGACCTACGCCTGGCTCACGCTCGGCAGCGCGCTTGCCCCCAGAGACCGTGAGCGGCTGACTGGCTGGCTGCTGGCCAACACGACCAGCGGACAGCGCTTCCGCAAAGGACTTCCCGCCGACTGGGCTCTGGCGGACAAGACCGGCACCGGCGACTACGGCACCACCAACGACGTGGGCATCACCTGGCCACCAGACCGGCAACCTCTCGTACTGGCCGTGCTGTCCACCCAACAGGATGCCGAATCCCCGGCCGATGAACCGCTGGTCGCCAAGACCGCCACGCTGCTGGCGACAGCACTCACCTGA
- a CDS encoding DUF5955 family protein, producing the protein MSSEKSFGARYFAGLVGASNNVNVSHVNVSHVNASTASAAPARARLAEAVVVLRAELAREWDAVPPADRDDAMEALDELRALLADPDAELGRLRRRIGMITDALAHVPSLTAAVTALVAALPQDD; encoded by the coding sequence GTGAGCAGTGAGAAGTCCTTCGGGGCGCGGTACTTCGCCGGCTTGGTCGGCGCGTCGAACAACGTCAACGTCAGCCACGTCAACGTCAGCCACGTCAACGCCTCCACCGCGTCGGCCGCCCCGGCACGCGCCCGACTGGCCGAGGCGGTCGTCGTCCTGCGAGCCGAGCTGGCCCGTGAATGGGACGCCGTGCCGCCCGCCGACCGCGACGACGCGATGGAGGCCCTCGACGAACTCCGGGCCCTCCTCGCCGACCCCGATGCCGAACTCGGCAGGCTGCGCCGCCGGATCGGCATGATCACCGATGCCCTCGCGCACGTCCCGTCCCTGACGGCAGCGGTAACCGCCCTCGTAGCGGCCCTCCCCCAGGACGACTGA
- a CDS encoding RNA polymerase sigma factor, which yields MNIRTRSRGGPAEAARDPELFEEFYRRHVDAVTRFLARRVDDPHTVADLTAEVFLAVIDSGHTYRPGLGSERGWLYGVARNIASAERRRAARESVLSDRIAGRRLLESDDIARLEEKLAAENEGRRALTALAGLPEGERAVMELIVADQLTLREAAAALGIRQVTARVRLHRARTALRVATAPPAPPEVPETVNRTVSLRSES from the coding sequence GTGAACATACGCACCAGGAGCCGCGGCGGCCCGGCCGAGGCGGCCCGGGATCCGGAGCTTTTCGAGGAGTTCTACCGGCGGCATGTCGACGCGGTGACGCGATTCCTCGCGCGCCGCGTGGATGACCCGCACACGGTGGCCGACCTCACCGCCGAGGTCTTCCTCGCGGTGATCGACTCCGGGCACACCTACCGGCCGGGGCTGGGCAGTGAGCGGGGCTGGCTCTACGGCGTGGCGCGCAACATCGCCTCGGCCGAACGCCGCCGCGCCGCCCGTGAGTCCGTGCTCAGCGACCGCATCGCCGGGCGCCGCCTGCTGGAATCCGACGACATCGCGCGGCTGGAGGAGAAACTCGCCGCGGAGAACGAGGGCCGCCGCGCCCTGACCGCGCTGGCCGGCCTCCCGGAGGGGGAGCGGGCGGTCATGGAGCTCATCGTCGCCGATCAGCTCACCCTTCGCGAGGCCGCCGCCGCGCTGGGGATCCGCCAGGTCACCGCCCGGGTCCGGCTCCACCGTGCCCGTACGGCGCTGCGCGTCGCCACCGCACCACCCGCACCGCCCGAGGTGCCCGAAACCGTCAACCGCACTGTCTCCTTGAGGAGTGAGTCATGA
- the fxsT gene encoding FxSxx-COOH system tetratricopeptide repeat protein, whose amino-acid sequence MDDPGKAADQPPPVEVRNVLRGGVNGPVVQAGAIHGDVFIRSGPPPASQVEASAGSSRLPRRPVDVLWGRDQVLAEISRLLDTVDGNTLGAAVVGLAGMGKTELALHAVHRSARRTIWWVSAEKPDAVLRGLASLAYRLRPEIREWNSVTDAADWAMEWLHSHDDWLLVLDNVEDRESVAEIVARCGKGPVLVTSRWDLNWDRIGLATIPLPVLARSDSVRFLLAETGLDDADAAERLAQRIGDLPLMLDQACAHIREQDLSFDEYTDLLASQPQTLLGSAAWSDIHRSSVARTFRLSLDAVSSRRPSAAELLGVICCFSPDSVPRRFLRTQAEESVELREDIGILRAYSLITANRDEVGVHRLLWEYVRAALTVEPRVTAATYLRRALPSQDLADIPNWARWAELADHVDALDPLIAEAGIPQASLDLANCAHRVGEFQLSQGWLKGSRRLLSRAVEERTRWLGPDAPDTLAARHRLGEAVRGAGDLDEALAMHSAVLRTREQTLGSDHQQTLQTREAQAITKNAMGRLDDAIVEHQAIYRARVAALGQDHPDTIWSLHNLAITYKNNDQFDSAIALHELVRAKRTAIFGADHPDTLRSLHNIANTYHHAGRYAEAIEAQERSVTERIHHVGPHHRDTLRSQSNLADHYLAAGRVEDAITLHRSTLRQRETGLGADEPDTVWSRGQLAKALAARDSPAPRTPQGQRPI is encoded by the coding sequence TTGGACGACCCGGGGAAGGCAGCCGATCAGCCACCGCCTGTGGAAGTGCGCAACGTCCTGCGAGGCGGTGTGAACGGACCTGTCGTGCAGGCAGGCGCCATTCACGGGGATGTCTTCATTCGTTCGGGTCCCCCGCCCGCGTCTCAGGTGGAGGCGTCCGCGGGATCGTCCAGGCTGCCCCGCAGGCCGGTCGACGTGCTGTGGGGACGCGATCAGGTCCTCGCGGAAATCTCACGCCTGCTGGACACCGTTGACGGGAACACCCTGGGAGCCGCGGTCGTCGGCTTGGCGGGCATGGGGAAGACCGAACTGGCCCTGCACGCGGTCCACAGGTCAGCACGGCGCACGATCTGGTGGGTCTCGGCGGAGAAGCCCGACGCGGTCCTCCGGGGTCTCGCCTCCCTCGCCTACCGGCTGAGACCGGAGATACGCGAGTGGAACTCTGTGACGGACGCCGCGGACTGGGCCATGGAGTGGCTGCACTCGCACGACGACTGGTTGCTTGTCCTCGACAATGTCGAAGACCGCGAGAGCGTCGCCGAGATCGTGGCTCGATGCGGCAAGGGACCTGTCCTGGTGACGAGCCGATGGGACCTCAACTGGGACCGGATCGGCCTGGCCACGATACCGTTACCGGTCCTGGCCCGGTCGGACAGCGTCCGATTTCTGCTCGCGGAGACCGGACTGGACGACGCGGACGCCGCGGAGCGGTTGGCCCAGCGCATCGGTGACCTCCCTTTGATGCTGGACCAGGCATGCGCCCACATCCGCGAACAGGACCTCTCCTTCGACGAGTACACCGACCTGTTGGCCTCACAACCGCAGACGTTGCTTGGCTCCGCGGCCTGGAGCGACATCCACCGTTCGAGCGTCGCCCGGACATTCAGGCTCAGCCTGGACGCTGTGTCCTCCAGGCGGCCGAGTGCCGCAGAGCTCCTGGGCGTGATCTGTTGCTTCTCCCCGGACTCCGTACCCAGACGGTTCTTGCGGACCCAAGCGGAGGAATCGGTCGAACTCCGCGAGGACATCGGCATCCTCCGCGCCTATTCGCTGATCACCGCGAACAGGGACGAAGTCGGAGTGCATCGGCTGCTCTGGGAGTACGTACGGGCCGCTCTCACGGTCGAGCCCCGGGTGACGGCGGCGACTTACTTGCGCCGCGCTCTGCCCAGCCAAGACCTCGCCGATATCCCCAACTGGGCCCGATGGGCGGAGCTCGCGGATCACGTCGACGCCCTTGACCCGCTGATCGCCGAGGCCGGGATCCCGCAGGCGTCACTCGACTTGGCCAACTGCGCACACCGGGTCGGAGAGTTCCAGCTCTCCCAGGGCTGGCTGAAGGGCTCCCGACGCCTGCTGAGCCGCGCAGTCGAAGAACGCACACGATGGCTCGGCCCCGACGCCCCGGACACGCTGGCCGCTCGGCATCGGCTGGGCGAAGCGGTGCGCGGGGCCGGCGACCTGGACGAAGCCCTTGCCATGCACAGCGCCGTCCTGCGGACTCGTGAACAAACACTCGGCTCCGACCACCAGCAGACCCTCCAGACCAGGGAAGCCCAGGCGATCACCAAGAACGCGATGGGCCGGCTGGACGACGCCATCGTTGAACACCAGGCGATCTACCGTGCCCGGGTGGCGGCGCTGGGCCAGGACCATCCGGACACGATCTGGTCCTTGCACAACCTGGCGATCACCTACAAGAACAACGACCAGTTCGACTCCGCCATCGCGCTGCATGAACTCGTCCGCGCCAAACGCACCGCCATCTTCGGCGCCGACCACCCGGACACACTGCGATCCCTGCACAACATCGCGAACACCTATCACCACGCCGGCCGCTACGCCGAGGCGATCGAAGCCCAGGAGCGCAGTGTCACCGAACGGATCCACCACGTGGGTCCGCACCATCGTGACACCCTCCGCTCACAGTCAAACCTGGCCGACCACTACCTGGCAGCCGGCCGGGTCGAGGACGCGATCACTCTTCACCGATCGACATTGCGACAGCGTGAAACCGGGCTGGGCGCCGACGAGCCCGACACCGTTTGGTCGCGCGGACAATTGGCGAAGGCACTGGCGGCACGGGACAGTCCCGCCCCACGGACGCCCCAAGGCCAACGACCCATCTGA
- a CDS encoding dynamin family protein, with protein MTTGIEETRAGLRETLDRAEAWLRRVATLPETPADWEARALQDADGVRQLRTRASSALINVALLGAFSSGKSFLLSGLQHKLKLLEVEQPDGSVAEKFVGLLPSSPVPTTACPATVLPVDPEDRPGGDADERRFLRVQFMDAAEDEWEDIGDRPPPAVVAAYAMHDAEITNRLEPHWTRDVAEIEIQISPYTLPAKLYDLPGYGSPNAVHDRIVEQAMGDADCFLYVSHASRSLSENDLALIRFLYQHHRVSKKRVVWVVTAIDTATQLDLRDIPAWRATIDRNNAYLREKFTVDGRPDLGFIGEGFVPASPASEARGALIEDPGRARRLTDGSHMAALRETLGGLIEQETGRRRMGKVADEARGLLGRRFSSLAERLRTERLPIEALENELAELATRAREVEEAIPLIREDLEKRLRDYVKRAARSFNGLSAHLHAALDERIRTTDVRRPAKAHEIQRDLFLAKRSWVEAEPDGPAAVWADLLEQFRKEAVRMVRSRLGADDAAGRLPDYTVDFSELDLPRPRQARTSTEDLVQRTAAFLGISAPIVATGSWMGGMVTAGIAFPPAAAVLGLSALVYMGVQRHRDRATSLEVTQQEWIDGLDTEAQQVREAFELAIGLKGTGVLENLEFNLLKYLEELEESAERVRERMARPETQGRQEFVEVLSTVVDEGRAVIASLRDTALAD; from the coding sequence ATGACGACAGGTATAGAAGAGACGCGAGCCGGGCTCCGTGAGACGCTCGACCGGGCCGAGGCGTGGCTCCGCCGCGTGGCGACCCTTCCGGAGACTCCCGCCGACTGGGAGGCGCGGGCCCTTCAGGACGCTGACGGCGTACGGCAGTTGCGGACACGAGCATCCTCCGCGCTGATCAACGTCGCGCTGCTGGGGGCGTTCTCCTCGGGCAAGAGCTTCCTGCTCAGCGGGCTGCAGCACAAGCTCAAGCTGCTGGAGGTGGAACAGCCGGACGGGAGTGTCGCCGAGAAGTTCGTCGGGCTGCTGCCCTCCTCGCCGGTGCCGACCACGGCGTGCCCGGCGACCGTGCTGCCCGTCGACCCCGAGGACCGACCGGGCGGCGACGCGGACGAACGCCGTTTTCTGCGGGTCCAGTTCATGGATGCCGCCGAGGACGAGTGGGAGGACATCGGCGACCGCCCGCCGCCGGCCGTCGTGGCCGCATACGCGATGCACGACGCCGAGATCACCAACCGGCTGGAACCGCACTGGACCCGGGACGTCGCCGAGATAGAGATCCAGATTTCGCCGTACACCCTCCCCGCCAAGCTCTACGACCTGCCGGGCTACGGCTCCCCGAACGCCGTGCACGACCGCATCGTCGAACAGGCGATGGGGGACGCCGACTGCTTCCTCTACGTCTCGCACGCCTCCCGCTCCCTGTCCGAGAACGACCTCGCTCTCATCCGCTTCCTCTACCAGCACCACCGCGTCTCGAAGAAGCGCGTCGTGTGGGTGGTCACGGCCATCGACACGGCCACCCAGCTCGACCTGCGCGACATCCCCGCCTGGCGGGCCACCATCGACCGCAACAACGCCTATCTGCGTGAGAAGTTCACCGTCGACGGCCGCCCCGACCTGGGCTTCATCGGTGAGGGGTTCGTCCCGGCGTCGCCGGCGTCCGAGGCGCGCGGGGCGCTGATCGAGGACCCGGGCCGGGCGCGGCGGTTGACCGACGGCAGCCACATGGCCGCGCTGCGCGAGACCCTCGGCGGGCTGATCGAGCAGGAGACCGGGCGCCGCCGCATGGGGAAGGTCGCCGACGAGGCGCGCGGGCTGCTCGGTCGCCGCTTCTCGTCGCTGGCCGAACGGCTGCGGACCGAGCGCCTGCCCATCGAAGCGCTGGAGAACGAGCTGGCCGAACTCGCCACCAGGGCCCGGGAAGTGGAGGAGGCGATACCGCTCATCCGCGAGGACCTGGAGAAGAGGCTGCGGGACTACGTCAAACGCGCCGCGCGCTCGTTCAACGGGTTGTCCGCGCACCTGCACGCCGCCCTGGACGAACGGATTCGCACCACGGACGTCCGTCGGCCGGCGAAGGCCCACGAGATCCAGCGGGACCTGTTCCTGGCGAAGCGGAGCTGGGTCGAGGCGGAGCCGGACGGGCCGGCCGCGGTGTGGGCGGACCTGCTGGAGCAGTTCCGGAAGGAGGCGGTGCGCATGGTGCGCAGTCGGCTGGGAGCGGACGACGCCGCCGGCCGACTGCCCGACTACACCGTCGACTTCAGCGAGCTCGACCTGCCGCGCCCCCGGCAGGCACGCACCTCGACCGAGGACCTCGTGCAGCGGACGGCGGCCTTCCTGGGGATATCCGCCCCGATCGTCGCCACCGGGTCGTGGATGGGCGGCATGGTGACGGCGGGCATCGCCTTCCCGCCGGCCGCCGCGGTGCTGGGCCTGTCGGCGCTGGTGTACATGGGGGTGCAGCGCCACAGGGACCGTGCCACGTCTTTGGAGGTGACGCAGCAGGAGTGGATCGACGGGCTGGACACGGAGGCCCAGCAGGTGCGGGAAGCCTTCGAGTTGGCCATCGGCCTGAAGGGCACGGGGGTGCTTGAGAACCTTGAGTTCAACCTGTTGAAGTACCTGGAGGAGTTGGAGGAGTCCGCTGAGCGGGTCCGGGAACGCATGGCGCGTCCGGAGACGCAGGGACGGCAGGAGTTCGTGGAGGTGCTGAGCACGGTCGTCGACGAGGGCCGGGCCGTCATCGCGTCCCTGCGCGACACCGCCCTCGCCGACTGA